One Neovison vison isolate M4711 chromosome 2, ASM_NN_V1, whole genome shotgun sequence genomic window carries:
- the FAM43B gene encoding protein FAM43B, translating to MLPWRRNKFVLVEDEAKCKAKSLSPGLAYTSLLSSFLRSCPDLLPDWPLERLGRVFRSRRQKVELNKEDPTYTVWYLGNAVTLHAKGDGCTDDAVGKIWARCGPGGGTKMKLTLGPHGIRMQPCERGASGGSGGSGGRRPAHAYLLPRITYCTADGRHPRVFAWVYRHQARHKAVVLRCHAVLLARAHKARALARLLRQTALAAFSDFKRLQRQSDARHVRQQHLRAGGAAASVPRAPLRWLLNAKCAYRPPPAERGRGAPRLSSIQEEDEEEVADAEERERPEVLSLARELRTCSLRGAPAQPPPAQPRRWKAGSRERAGQAR from the coding sequence ATGCTGCCCTGGAGACGCAACAAATTCGTGCTGGTGGAGGACGAGGCCAAGTGCAAGGCGAAGAGCCTGAGTCCGGGACTCGCCTACACGTCGCTCCTCTCCAGCTTCCTGCGCTCCTGCCCGGACCTGCTGCCCGACTGGCCGCTGGAGCGCCTGGGCCGCGTGTTCCGCAGCCGGCGCCAGAAAGTGGAGCTCAACAAGGAGGACCCGACCTACACCGTGTGGTACCTGGGCAACGCCGTCACCCTGCACGCCAAGGGCGACGGCTGCACCGACGACGCCGTGGGCAAGATCTGGGCGCGCTGCGGGCCGGGCGGGGGCACCAAGATGAAGCTGACGCTGGGGCCTCACGGCATCCGCATGCAGCCGTGCGAGCGCGGCGCCTCGGGAGGCTCGGGGGGTTCGGGGGGCCGCCGGCCGGCGCACGCCTACCTGCTGCCGCGCATCACCTACTGCACCGCGGACGGGCGCCACCCGCGCGTCTTCGCCTGGGTCTACCGCCACCAGGCGCGCCACAAGGCCGTGGTGCTGCGCTGCCACGCCGTGCTGCTGGCGCGGGCGCACAAGGCGCGCGCCCTGGCCCGCCTGCTCCGCCAGACCGCGCTGGCGGCCTTCAGCGACTTCAAGCGCCTGCAGCGCCAGAGCGACGCGCGCCACGTGCGCCAGCAGCACCTCCGCGCGGGGGGCGCCGCCGCCTCGGTGCCCCGCGCCCCGCTGCGCTGGCTGCTCAACGCCAAGTGCGCCTACCGGCCGCCGCCCGCCGAACGCGGCCGTGGGGCGCCGCGCCTCAGCAGCATccaggaggaggacgaggaggaggtcGCAGACGCGGAGGAGCGCGAGCGGCCCGAGGTGCTCAGCCTGGCCCGGGAGCTGAGGACGTGCAGCCTGCGTGGCGCCCCGGCGCAGCCGCCGCCCGCGCAGCCCCGACGCTGGAAGGCCGGGTCCAGGGAGCGGGCGGGCCAGGCGCGCTGA